A genomic segment from Torulaspora delbrueckii CBS 1146 chromosome 3, complete genome encodes:
- the TDEL0C04130 gene encoding uncharacterized protein, translating into MIKDEYKEELAVTLLTELLAYQFAFPVRWIETQDVFINDFKAERIIEVGPSPILTNMAARTVRANESHEMARHMRREIYCTSNHLDKIYYGTEPAASTSSKPESVKIEKELEPVAPVETAINNVVPVSQPLSTHTFDSSVTLQPRHIVTALVSNKLPGCKYADLNINKSLKEVSHGKSTLQNEIKSDLIKEFVNLKDDSFEDIPLSELCQSLEQHTLGAVTLAQVIKFMSQSLSGKFKSLSGVRNYLGNEWSIADSNPILLYMAYQDSSFKTRISCETEAAHFIDSCCQAFAVTENIKVITAQATSGAVDPEGGEVKPVISAAEYDAFNEGLHGLYTQQRDVLNKRLIVSDDKSELLRKDSELQTIKDKMTALEAEFGEFYLNESIKRLFSPAKIRVYDSAWNWSRQDILLLIHSNTHNAKNGVEANIRSILNRVDANSLKILQYYIDKQCRDDQWKAYLLDVCQKCKDSMELKPSYADDVQSTMAFRNSTHKNMTESIELNSGSYVKEIALATSVEDVKRDTSLVSTKLDMDSSSYYKIETELFRVYSKIIQYALAASNSNPDDLWGQFESLYEQLLIFIKNSDQIASYFRNIVSDALSSINKSMYEKGGDVVVHDYGVESSSDEESDIDINFDDNKTEHSQPIAVRRQHEAANQPNIDQCSIPVGVIPFLHIKRHSNINEEWIYDKHYTQIFLSNLLKIGSSGFSLDRKTALLLISNLESKLISEIIKVLLQTGATVIVAVGEFSRKITQSLQEIYHKFGSKDSKLVVIPLNQASKVDIKKFCDHIYSEYDDIDFLLPLNVHESENKITSLSSQDEVTLRSVSINLLRLLGHLVEAKEAKQMQTRPTFVLLPLSPLLGSKGASGTLSESYAFLNKTLNRWQIEGWKDHLSICGCMYGWTDEDKTDPVLNKGLDKLGIRTFSPAETAFNVLGLLTYEIVTEAHSTPLVADLNGGLHTLPNILPVLQALKSDLVDQLSLENVLNEEKVSDDQLCGNSTARSGSEINPRGNINLQYPELHAYQTLRDEFNGSKIGGLVDPSGLVVITGFSEIGPWGNARTRWEMESTGVFSLEGCIEMAWIMGLIKYKQKADFNGWIDAQTLEPVDGLQIKEKYEMRILEHTGIRIIEPKLFDGYNPSKKQMLQEVIIDQDLQPIQTSAEVAEQYKLEQGDMVDVFPIEDDQCMVKFVRGASLYIPKALDIERMVAGQVPTGWNAEAYGIPSDITSQVDPTTLFALVSTAEALIASGITDPYEMYEYVHVSEVGNCIGSGIGGMKSHELMQVHRTREEMVQNDILPETFINVIAAWINMLLLSSSGPIKTPVGACATAVESLESGYETIISGKAKICFVGGVDDFHGNISHEFANMGATSNSTDEAKRGREPKEMCRPATSTRNGFMESQGAGVQVLMRGDLAVKMGVPIYGVVGMTATASDKIGRSLPAPGKGVLTAARESEHKPKYGASKLNVAYRKRQLQYRLKEIERWVEDELCMGADPDITRELAEDQLQRAKMHWGTDFYKNDPTIAPLRGALNVFGLSIDDLRVASCHGTSTKANEKNESQILNKMMAHLGRAEGNPLVAVFQKALTGHPKGAAGAWMLNGCLQIMNSGIIPGNKNADNIDNQFEEYKYLVYPSRAIAVDTVKACCLTSFGFGQKGAMALVINANFLLACLTEDEYQTYRRKRSERERSAHKYYNDGLVRNKLVQVKSEAPFSKEDEEQFYLNPLARVKLTV; encoded by the coding sequence ATGATAAAAGACGAATataaggaagaattggccGTCACTTTGTTGACTGAACTTTTGGCGTACCAATTTGCGTTTCCGGTGAGATGGATCGAGACACAAGATGTTTTCATTAACGATTTCAAGGCTGAGAGGATCATCGAGGTTGGTCCCTCTCCTATTTTGACCAACATGGCAGCCAGAACAGTTAGGGCAAACGAAAGTCATGAGATGGCCAGGCATAtgagaagagagatttaCTGTACTTCCAATCATTTGGATAAGATATATTATGGCACGGAACCCGCTGCTAGCACATCGAGCAAACCTGAAAGTGTAAAGATCGAAAAGGAATTGGAGCCTGTGGCTCCCGTTGAGACCGCAATAAACAATGTCGTACCGGTGAGTCAACCTCTAAGCACGCATACCTTTGACTCCAGTGTGACATTGCAACCCAGACACATTGTGACCGCTCTGGTTTCTAATAAGCTTCCAGGTTGCAAATACGCCGATCTGAATATCAACAAGAGCCTTAAGGAGGTCTCACACGGTAAATCAACGCTGCAGAATGAGATCAAATCAGATCTAATAAAGGAGTTTGTAAACTTAAAGGATGATagttttgaagatatcCCATTATCTGAGTTGTGTCAATCATTGGAACAACATACACTTGGTGCCGTTACGCTCGCACAAGTTATCAAATTCATGAGTCAATCTTTGAGTGGTAAGTTCAAGTCCCTCAGCGGGGTGAGAAATTATCTAGGAAACGAATGGTCAATTGCGGATTCAAATCCTATCCTTCTTTACATGGCGTACCAGGATTCTAGCTTCAAAACGAGGATTTCATGCGAAACTGAGGCTGCACATTTTATCGATAGCTGCTGTCAGGCTTTCGCGGTAACTGAAAATATCAAGGTCATCACCGCCCAGGCTACCTCGGGTGCTGTAGACCCTGAAGGCGGCGAAGTCAAGCCAGTTATCAGCGCTGCAGAATATGATGCTTTTAATGAAGGATTACATGGATTATACACTCAACAAAGAGATGTACTCAACAAACGCCTGATTGTATCGGATGACAAGTCTGAGCTACTGAGAAAGGATTCAGAGCTTCAAACAATCAAAGACAAAATGACAGCTTTGGAAGCTGAGTTTGGGGAGTTTTACCTGAATGAATCCATCAAACGCCTCTTTTCTCCCGCCAAGATTCGTGTATATGATTCTGCTTGGAACTGGTCTCGCCAGGACATATTGTTGTTGATTCATTCAAATACACACAATGCAAAAAATGGTGTAGAAGCAAATATCAGAAGCATACTGAATCGAGTGGATGCAAACTCTCTCAAAATATTGCAATACTACATTGACAAACAATGCCGCGATGACCAATGGAAAGCTTATCTTTTGGACGTTTGCCAAAAATGCAAAGACTCTATGGAACTGAAACCTTCATACGCCGATGACGTTCAATCAACTATGGCTTTTCGTAACTCTACCCACAAAAACATGACCGAGTCAATAGAACTCAATTCTGGGTCGTATGTCAAAGAGATCGCGCTAGCAACAAGTGTCGAGGATGTGAAACGCGACACTTCCTTAGTCTCAACAAAACTAGATATGGATTCGTCTTCCTACTACAAGATCGAGACTGAACTGTTCCGAGTTTATTCCAAGATTATTCAATACGCACTGGCTGCGAGTAACTCTAACCCAGATGACCTATGGGGTCAATTCGAATCTTTATACGAGCAGcttttgatcttcatcaagaattcCGATCAAATTGCGTCATACTTCCGTAACATAGTGAGTGACGCATTATCTTCCATCAACAAGTCGATGTACGAAAAAGGTGGAGACGTGGTTGTTCATGACTACGGTGTCGAGAGCTCCTCCGATGAAGAGTCTGATATTGATATTAATTTCGATGACAATAAAACCGAGCATAGTCAGCCTATTGCTGTTCGTCGCCAACACGAAGCTGCGAATCAACCTAACATCGATCAATGTTCAATCCCAGTAGGTGTCATTCCCTTCTTACACATCAAGAGACATTCTAATATAAACGAGGAATGGATTTATGACAAGCACTACACACAAATCTTTCTATCCAATCTCTTAAAGATTGGTTCCAGTGGTTTTTCGCTTGATAGAAAAACTGCGCTATTGCTGATATCAAACTTGGAATCTAAATTAATTTCTGAAATTATCAAGGTTCTGTTGCAGACAGGTGCCACTGTGATCGTCGCTGTTGGCGAGTTTAGTCGCAAAATCACACAAAGTCTACAGGAGATTTATCATAAGTTCGGGtcaaaagattcaaagTTGGTGGTTATTCCGTTGAATCAGGCTTCAAAGGTTGATATAAAGAAGTTTTGTGATCATATATATTCCGAGTACGATGATATTGACTTCCTGCTGCCTCTCAACGTGCATGAATCCGAAAATAAAATAACATCTTTGAGTTCCCAGGACGAAGTTACTTTACGGTCTGTATCCATAAACCTTTTGCGCCTTTTGGGACATCTAGTCGAAGCAAAGGAAGCCAAGCAGATGCAAACCAGACCAACTTTCGTACTGCTACCCTTATCGCCATTACTGGGATCCAAAGGAGCAAGCGGAACCCTTTCGGAGTCCTACGCATTCCTGAACAAGACCTTAAACAGATGGCAAATCGAGGGGTGGAAGGATCACTTGAGTATTTGTGGTTGTATGTACGGCTGGACCGACGAAGACAAAACAGATCCTGTTCTAAATAAAGGTTTGGACAAACTGGGTATACGGACGTTCTCGCCAGCTGAGACGGCATTTAATGTCTTAGGTTTATTGACATATGAAATTGTCACGGAAGCTCATAGCACTCCGCTTGTAGCGGACCTAAATGGTGGCTTACACACTCTGCCAAACATTTTGCCTGTGCTGCAGGCGCTAAAATCTGATTTGGTTGACCAGTTGAGCCTCGAAAACGTCCTGAATGAGGAAAAGGTTTCTGACGATCAGCTATGTGGGAATTCAACCGCGCGTTCAGGCTCAGAGATAAACCCAAGAGGTAACATAAATTTACAGTACCCAGAGCTACACGCGTATCAAACCTTGAGAGATGAATTCAATGgttcaaaaattggagGTCTTGTTGATCCTTCAGGCTTAGTGGTGATTACTGGTTTCTCAGAAATTGGTCCATGGGGCAATGCTAGAACGAGATGGGAAATGGAGAGCACTGGTGTATTTTCCCTGGAGGGATGCATTGAAATGGCTTGGATTATGGGTCTCATAAAGTACAAACAGAAAGCTGACTTCAACGGCTGGATTGATGCTCAAACTTTGGAGCCTGTAGATGGTCTGCAGATAAAGGAAAAGTATGAAATGAGAATTTTGGAGCACACTGGTATTCGTATTATCGAACCCAAACTATTTGATGGGTATAAcccttcaaagaaacagatGCTTCAGGAAGTGATCATTGACCAGGATTTGCAGCCAATCCAAACATCCGCTGAAGTTGCAGAGCAATATAAACTAGAACAAGGTGATATGGTCGATGTCTTCcccattgaagatgaccAATGTATGGTCAAGTTCGTGAGAGGGGCCTCGCTTTACATCCCTAAAGCTCTGGATATCGAAAGAATGGTTGCTGGTCAAGTGCCAACTGGTTGGAATGCTGAAGCATATGGTATACCAAGCGATATCACTTCTCAGGTTGATCCTACAACCCTTTTTGCTTTGGTTTCTACTGCTGAAGCTTTGATTGCGTCAGGGATAACAGATCCTTATGAAATGTATGAGTATGTCCACGTTTCGGAAGTGGGCAATTGTATTGGGTCAGGTATTGGCGGTATGAAGTCTCACGAGTTGATGCAAGTGCACAGAACGAGGGAAGAAATGGTGCAAAACGATATTCTACCGGAgactttcatcaatgtCATTGCGGCGTGGATTAATATGCTGTTGCTGTCTTCTAGTGGTCCAATCAAAACACCAGTAGGCGCTTGCGCAACTGCTGTTGAGTCCCTTGAATCTGGATACGAGACAATTATCTCAGGAAAGGCCAAGATATGTTTTGTTGGTGGTGTGGATGACTTTCATGGGAATATATCCCATGAATTTGCTAACATGGGCGCTACTTCCAACTCAACTGATGAAGCCAAAAGAGGACGTGAACCTAAGGAAATGTGCAGACCTGCTACTTCTACGAGGAATGGTTTCATGGAATCACAAGGGGCAGGTGTCCAGGTTCTCATGAGAGGAGATTTAGCTGTTAAAATGGGTGTACCAATTTATGGGGTTGTGGGCATGACTGCGACTGCTTCTGACAAAATTGGTAGATCTCTACCAGCACCTGGCAAAGGTGTTTTGACAGCCGCCAGAGAGAGTGAGCACAAACCAAAGTATGGTGCTTCTAAACTAAATGTCGCTTATAGAAAAAGACAACTCCAATACAGATTAAAAGAGATCGAAAGATGGGTGGAAGACGAGCTCTGCATGGGCGCAGACCCAGATATCACTCGTGAGCTGGCAGAAGACCAGTTGCAAAGGGCGAAAATGCACTGGGGTACAGATTTTTACAAAAACGATCCCACAATTGCACCGCTCAGAGGTGCATTGAACGTTTTTGGTCTATCAATTGACGATCTGAGAGTTGCCTCCTGTCACGGTACATCTACGAAGGCCAACGAGAAGAATGAATCacagattttgaacaagatgatggCTCATTTGGGTAGGGCTGAAGGCAATCCACTCGTTGCCGTTTTCCAAAAAGCCCTAACAGGCCATCCTAAAGGTGCGGCTGGTGCTTGGATGTTGAATGGCTGTCTTCAGATCATGAATAGCGGCATCATTCCTGGTAATAAAAATGCTGACAACATCGACaaccaatttgaagaatataaGTATTTGGTTTATCCTTCGCGTGCAATTGCTGTGGATACCGTCAAAGCATGCTGTCTCACTTCATTTGGGTTTGGTCAAAAGGGTGCAATGGCTTTGGTAATTAATGCAAACTTTTTATTGGCATGCTTAACAGAAGATGAATACCAAACTTATCGTCGCAAGAGGTCTGAAAGAGAGAGAAGTGCTCATAAATATTACAACGATGGTCTGGTAAGAAACAAGCTTGTCCAGGTCAAATCTGAGGCACCTTTCTCAAAAGAGGACGAGGAGCAATTTTATTTAAACCCACTAGCCAGGGTGAAGCTTACCGTTTGA
- the NOP2 gene encoding rRNA (cytosine-C5-)-methyltransferase NOP2 (similar to Saccharomyces cerevisiae NOP2 (YNL061W); ancestral locus Anc_2.247), whose translation MGSRRVKNKQGAPPSLDEFQAKKEKKHSKKKEKRSHSEDHASKSKKPKRSKKQDEEADEKRELEALKEKEQALPEVDLKELSQAKKSLFDDEEEEAEDEDEELKDEFDLEQEYDYDDEEAEAHPAFSDDDDEVDLEELNAANMEEMSKKLDEENALEAEEAEKELVEAEYTQPRADVLPTEEEEEMMAQNPPDLTSIRTRMIEIVKVLEDFKNLGAENRSRADYTDRLLKDISEYFGYVPFLAEKLFNLFSPAEAMEFFEANEIARPITIRTNTLKTRRRDLAQALVNRGVNLQPIGSWTKVGLQIFDSQVPIGATPEYLAGNYILQAASSFLPVIALDPHENERILDMAAAPGGKTTYISALMKNTGCVFANDANKARTKSLIANIHRLGCTNTIVCNYDAREFPKVIGGFDRILLDAPCTGTGVIGKDQSVKVSRTEKDFIQVPHLQKQLLLSAIDSVDSNSKTGGIIVYSTCSVAVEEDEMVVDYALRKRPNVKLVEAGLAIGKEGFTSYRGKKFHPSLKLTRRYYPHTYNVDGFFVAKFQKIGPSPHDDNQATPREKELAARQEAAEEGIIHSDFANFDNEEDEKYIKRSQKNSLLKKGIDPRAQKKQSS comes from the coding sequence ATGGGTAGTAGACGtgtcaagaacaagcaaGGTGCACCACCTAGTCTGGACGAGTTCCAAgccaagaaggagaaaaaacACTCgaaaaagaaggaaaagagatCCCATTCAGAGGATCATGCATCAAAATCtaagaaaccaaagagatcaaagaaacaggATGAGGAGGCGGATGAAAAGCGTGAATTGGAAGCcttgaaggaaaaggaaCAGGCTCTACCGGAAGTGGACCTGAAAGAATTGTCACAGGCGAAGAAATCGTTAtttgatgacgaagaagaagaagcagaagatgaagatgaagagttgaaagatgagtTTGATTTGGAACAGGAATACGACTatgacgacgaagaagctgagGCTCATCCAGCGTTCtctgatgacgatgatgaggtCGACTTGGAGGAGCTGAATGCCGCAAATATGGAGGAAATGTCTAAGaaattggatgaagaaaacgCTTTAGAAGCCGAGGAAGCCGAGAAAGAATTAGTTGAGGCTGAATACACACAACCAAGAGCCGATGTCCTCCCCAcagaggaggaagaggagaTGATGGCACAAAACCCTCCAGACTTAACTTCCATTAGAACAAGAATGATCGAAATCGTCAAAGtgcttgaagatttcaagaatctgGGAGCTGAGAACAGGTCAAGAGCTGATTATACCGATAGATTGCTAAAAGATATCAGCGAGTATTTTGGTTATGTGCCATTTTTGGCtgagaaacttttcaatcttttctctcCAGCTGAAGCTATGgaattctttgaagctaACGAGATTGCTAGACCAATTACTATTAGAACCAATACtttgaagacaagaagaagagatttggCCCAAGCTCTGGTGAATAGAGGTGTCAATTTGCAACCTATTGGTTCATGGACTAAAGTAGGTTTGCAGATCTTCGATTCTCAGGTTCCAATTGGTGCCACTCCTGAATACTTGGCTGGTAACTATATCTTGCaagcagcttcttcattcttgcCAGTTATCGCCTTGGATCCTcatgaaaatgaaagaattctcGATATGGCAGCTGCACCAGGTGGTAAGACAACTTACATATCGGCCCTTATGAAAAACACAGGTTGTGTTTTTGCCAACGATGCCAACAAAGCAAGAACTAAATCTTTGATCGCCAATATTCACCGTCTAGGTTGTACCAATACCATTGTCTGTAATTACGATGCCCGTGAATTTCCAAAAGTTATAGGTGGCTTCGATAGAATCTTGTTGGACGCCCCATGTACCGGTACCGGTGTCATCGGTAAGGATCAGTCGGTTAAGGTCTCTCGTActgagaaagattttaTTCAGGTCCCTCACTTACAAAAACAACTTCTACTATCGGCCATCGATTCCGTAGACTCAAATTCCAAAACAGGTGGTATTATCGTTTACTCCACATGTTCGGTCgcagttgaagaagatgaaatggtCGTTGACTACGCACTAAGGAAGAGGCCTAACGTtaaacttgttgaagcagGTTTGGCTATTGGTAAGGAAGGTTTCACAAGTTACAGAGGAAAGAAATTCCATCCAAGCTTGAAGCTAACCAGAAGATACTATCCACATACCTATAACGTTGACGGTTTCTTTGTCGCCAAATTCCAAAAAATTGGTCCATCACCACACGACGACAACCAAGCCACAccaagagagaaagagctCGCCGCTAGACAAGAAGCTGCGGAAGAAGGTATCATTCACTCGGATTTCGCTAACTTCGataacgaagaagatgaaaaatacATCAAGAGATCTCAGAAAAACAGCCTACTTAAAAAGGGTATCGATCCAAGGGCTCAAAAGAAacaatcttcttga
- the RHO3 gene encoding Rho family GTPase RHO3 (similar to Saccharomyces cerevisiae RHO3 (YIL118W); ancestral locus Anc_2.249) — protein MGLLCGSSSASKKPIEKKIVILGDGACGKTSLLNVFTRGYFPKVYEPTVFENYIHDIFVDGKHITLSLWDTAGQEEFDRLRSLSYSDTDTIMLCFSVDSRDSLANVQHKWVGEIADHCEGVKLVLVALKCDLRNTENETNAITPGLINQQRSDLDNGNRNLEESVQDNHNNYITYEEGLAMAKKIGALRYLECSAKLNKGVNEAFTEAARVVLTDEPKGKKNTESDGCIIM, from the coding sequence ATGGGATTACTGTGCGGCTCTTCGTcagcttcaaagaagcctattgagaaaaaaattgtgATTCTGGGCGATGGTGCGTGCGGTAAGACGTCGCTATTGAATGTGTTTACTAGAGGTTATTTTCCCAAAGTTTATGAACCAACcgtctttgaaaactaTATTCACGATATTTTTGTCGATGGCAAGCACATCACGCTTTCGCTGTGGGACACTGCAGGTCAGGAAGAGTTTGACCGGTTACGATCACTATCGTACTCCGACACGGACACTATAATGCTGTGTTTTAGTGTTGATTCTCGTGATTCATTGGCAAACGTCCAACATAAGTGGGTCGGAGAGATTGCTGATCATTGTGAAGGTGTGAAATTGGTGTTGGTGGCATTGAAATGTGACTTGAGAAATACTGAAAACGAAACAAACGCCATAACTCCAGGCCTTATCAATCAGCAGCGGTCTGATCTTGATAACGGAAACAGAAATCTAGAGGAATCCGTGCAGGATAACCACAACAATTACATAACGTACGAGGAGGGCTTGGCAatggcaaagaagatagGCGCCCTTCGTTACTTGGAATGTAGTGCCAAATTGAACAAAGGTGTTAACGAGGCGTTTACAGAGGCTGCTCGTGTGGTGCTAACGGATGAGCCAAAGGGTAAGAAGAACACTGAGAGTGACGGTTGTATTATAATGTAG
- the ARP5 gene encoding actin-related protein ARP5 (similar to Saccharomyces cerevisiae ARP5 (YNL059C); ancestral locus Anc_2.248), protein MSRDSSLPPLKVRVIDEPPLLEVPEFFDDPNSYSPDVPIAVDFGSNQLRAGLINRATPSHVFTNRITRFRDRKLMKTMTFIGNDVNLDQAVRAQSKSPFDGPMVTNWDYVEDILEYTFNHLGSTPNNGISNPILVTERLATLQTQRSSWYQVLFECFNVPGVTFGIDSLFAYYQNTTANSTGLVIGCGNEDTNIIPVVDGQGMLTEAKRINWGGSQAADYLTNLMTLKYPYFPTKLSNFHYRTMYEDYCYVSQDYDEELKSFLKLDTLESKNVVVEAPFVEILQPQKTEEELRIQAEKRKESGKRLQEQAKQKRIERLIQKEEELEYYNQVKEQLKDQPKKKVLHILQNSGFDDERDFKKYLYNLERSLKKSQAANEESGDVEEEDVNEHKFDLVEVPDESLTEDQIKEKRKQRFLKASLDARKKAKEEKERAAQEEEERKVKEQQWREIDLEGWIKDKRRKLSNLIAKRKDKLKMRDEMKDRKSQMSQNRMKNLATLAEDSGRGGTKRTRQQATIDNDPNDTFGANDDDWTVYNDVTQYPEALEELIEEGYKEIVELEGQLLEHDPNFTEEDTMDAQYDWRNSTLHLFLRGPRPHDSENSHEQHQMHLNVERIRVPEVFFQPTMCGEDQAGVSELCERVLLSKFGASPRQMSSITSEMAKNVWVTGGNAKIPGLRERIVKEFTGFLPVNTSFNVNISSDPSLDAWRGMAKYAQNETDYKKSFISKKEYEEYGPDYIKEHKLGNMNYFE, encoded by the coding sequence ATGTCAAGAGATTCTTCTTTACCCCCTTTGAAGGTACGCGTTATTGATGAACCGCCGCTGTTGGAAGTGCCAGAGTTCTTTGATGATCCGAACTCTTATTCCCCTGATGTTCCTATTGCAGTAGATTTTGGTTCAAACCAACTTCGAGCAGGTCTCATCAACCGTGCAACGCCAAGCCATGTGTTTACTAATAGGATTACAAGGTTCAGAGATCggaaattgatgaagacaATGACTTTCATTGGAAACGATGTAAATTTGGACCAAGCAGTTCGCGCACAATCTAAAAGTCCCTTCGATGGACCCATGGTAACGAATTGGGACTACGTTGAAGATATTTTGGAATATACTTTCAACCATTTGGGCTCAACGCCAAATAATGGAATCTCTAATCCTATTCTGGTAACAGAACGATTGGCAACATTACAGACACAACGTTCTAGTTGGTACCAGGTGCTCTTCGAGTGCTTCAATGTTCCCGGAGTCACGTTTGGCATCGATAGTTTATTTGCCTATTATCAAAACACTACAGCAAACAGTACAGGACTTGTAATAGGTTGCGGGAATGAAGATACAAACATCATTCCTGTCGTCGATGGTCAAGGTATGTTGACTGAAGCAAAGCGTATTAATTGGGGTGGCAGTCAAGCTGCAGATTACCTGACAAATCTAATGACATTAAAATATCCTTATTTCCCAACAAAGTTATCAAACTTCCACTATAGAACGATGTATGAGGATTATTGTTATGTGTCTCAAGATTATgacgaagaattgaaaagcttcCTTAAGCTGGATACATTGGAGTCGAAGAACGTTGTGGTTGAGGCTCCTTTTGTCGAGATCCTGCAGCCACAaaagactgaagaagaacttcgGATACAGGCagaaaagagaaaggaAAGTGGTAAGAGATTGCAAGAACAGGCCAAGCAAAAGAGGATAGAAAGGCTGATTcaaaaggaagaagagttagAGTACTATAATCAAGTTAAGGAACAACTGAAGGATCAACCAAAAAAGAAGGTTTTACacatcttgcaaaattctggctttgatgatgagcgtgatttcaagaaataccTTTACAATTTAGAAAGATCCCTCAAAAAGTCACAAGCTGCAAATGAAGAGAGTGGAGAtgtagaagaagaagatgtgAATGAGCAtaagtttgatcttgtgGAGGTCCCTGATGAAAGCTTGACGGAAGATCAaataaaagagaaaagaaaaCAGAGATTTTTAAAGGCCAGTCTCGATGCTAGAAAGAAAGCTAAAGAGGAGAAAGAAAGGGCGGCTcaagaggaggaagaaagaaaggtCAAAGAACAACAATGGCgtgaaattgatcttgaaggttGGATTAAGGACAAGCGTAGAAAATTGAGTAATCTGATAGCCAAGAGGAAGGACAAACTTAAAATGCGTGATGAGATGAAGGACAGAAAATCTCAAATGTCACAAAATagaatgaaaaatctagCGACTTTAGCAGAGGACTCCGGACGTGGAGGCACAAAGAGAACTCGGCAACAAGCCACAATAGACAATGATCCTAACGATACTTTTGGAGCCAACGATGATGATTGGACTGTCTACAACGATGTTACACAGTATCCAGAAGcacttgaagagttgatAGAAGAAGGATATAAAGAAATCGTGGAGCTGGAAGGACAACTTTTGGAGCATGACCCTAATTTCACAGAGGAAGATACCATGGATGCCCAATATGACTGGAGAAACTCTACTTTGCATCTTTTCCTCAGAGGTCCTAGACCCCACGACAGTGAGAATTCTCATGAACAACATCAGATGCATTTGAACGTTGAACGTATACGAGTTCCTGAAGTGTTTTTCCAGCCAACGATGTGTGGTGAGGATCAGGCAGGGGTCTCTGAGCTATGCGAACGAGTTTTGTTAAGTAAGTTTGGTGCGTCACCTCGCCAGATGAGTTCTATCACTTCAGAGATGGCGAAGAATGTGTGGGTCACTGGTGGCAATGCAAAGATTCCAGGTCTACGAGAGAGGATAGTAAAAGAGTTCACGGGATTTTTGCCAGTCAATACTTCGTTCAATGTCAATATATCCAGTGATCCTTCGCTGGATGCCTGGCGAGGTATGGCGAAATACGCCCAGAATGAGACTGATTACAAGAAGAGCTTCATaagcaagaaagaatacgaAGAGTATGGTCCCGACTACATAAAGGAGCATAAACTAGGAAACATGAACTATTTTGAGTGA